From a region of the Zingiber officinale cultivar Zhangliang chromosome 4B, Zo_v1.1, whole genome shotgun sequence genome:
- the LOC121977377 gene encoding probable WRKY transcription factor 70, whose product MESVKSNGTEQVVKSSSLSSWQSNLQEAAMEELNRGQKQAERLLLLLKGVLSSPESRPAAELLVDVGAAFAKALTFMELKKDESESDKAPINSEGMSSCSHEQIKRKFQTSRRRSCRRRAHPYSCTTIFSTKIEDGHGWRKYGQKGIYGSKHPRSYYRCVHKHDRGCPVTRQVQRTEEDDSIFAITYVGQHTCMEDDHTTAATDLQALTLESKMNKNDDASDDDDKELAAPPSAMKRDCEEEMISIESTTAGSCSSSEISSTFSGLAPLSAEDGNYSSANLGFGMGFDELIALMSAH is encoded by the exons ATGGAGAGTGTGAAATCTAATGGCACTGAGCAAGTAGTGAAGTCGTCGTCGCTGTCGTCATGGCAGAGCAACCTGCAGGAGGCggcaatggaggagttgaacagAGGCCAGAAGCAGGCGGAGCGGCTGCTGCTTCTTCTTAAGGGCGTGCTGTCGTCGCCGGAGAGCCGCCCGGCGGCGGAGCTGCTGGTGGACGTCGGCGCCGCCTTCGCCAAAGCACTGACTTTCATGGAACTAAAGAAGGATGAATCCGAATCGGATAAGGCACCAATTAACTCTGAAGGGATGAGTAGCTGCAGCCATGAACAGATCAAGAGGAAGTTCCAAACTTCGAGGAGAAGAAGCTGCAGAAGAAG AGCACATCCATACTCATGCACAACAATATTCTCCACTAAGATTGAAGACGGCCATGGATGGCGCAAATATGGCCAGAAGGGAATCTATGGATCCAAGCATCCAAG GAGCTACTACAGATGCGTCCACAAGCATGACAGAGGCTGCCCAGTCACAAGACAAGTGCAGAGGACCGAAGAGGACGACTCCATCTTCGCAATCACCTACGTGGGACAACACACCTGCATGGAGGACGATCATACTACTGCGGCCACCGACCTGCAGGCGCTCACTCTGGAATCGAAAATGAACAAGAACGATGATGCTTCGGATGATGATGATAAGGAATTAGCGGCTCCTCCATCGGCGATGAAGCGAGACTGTGAGGAAGAGATGATAAGCATTGAGTCGACGACTGCAGGGAGTTGTTCTTCCTCAGAGATCAGTTCCACGTTCTCCGGCTTGGCTCCGTTGAGTGCTGAAGATGGCAATTACAGCTCTGCTAATTTAGGCTTTGGTATGGGGTTTGACGAGTTAATTGCGTTGATGAGTGCTCACTGA